In Streptomyces sp. TS71-3, the following proteins share a genomic window:
- a CDS encoding N-acetylmuramoyl-L-alanine amidase: MRASAPGHTPAASRHLLGTTALLASAALLLPLVGAAPSSGAEVPAATRLQTSFAAAAAGSHVPQSVLMGVSYIQSRWDTHHGAPSVSGGYGPMHLTDARAALATAGPRGDGEDPRGDSARPALHPTPALPKATDVPARLRTLTSAARLTGIPAARLRTDPDANVRGGAALLAAAQQELGRPLSADPADWYGAVARFSGSDDSATAAVYADDVFDVIRDGARRTTDDGQQVSLAAAPGLAPDGNQVRQMGLRHAAAGDTQCPATVSCTWVPAPYEEFGDDYGNHDLADRPKDQSIDSIVIHDTEEYWDATLKLVQDPTYLGWHYTVRSTDGEIAQHIKANDVGWHAGNWYVNSHSIGIEHEGFLTDPDAWFTEEMYRSSARLVGYLARKYRIPLDRQHILGHDNVPATTGSGIPAMHTDPGPYWDWAHYFALLGKPFHRSAGPASGVVTVLPGYTGNQPAYTGCTTAGQPCAAHGSSEVRLRTAPADDAPLVKDVGLRPGGQDSTTDVNDVGARASTGQQYAVAGRQGDWTAIWFLGQKAWFKNPAKHPAAVPAAPSSGLLITPKAGRSDVPVYGRAYPEASAYPSDVPVQAVSPMPYTLPAGQKYVVGQKVRGEYFYAVTFDPAAHRVVTGKDTYYEIQFGHRVEYVRAADVDVLRARP, encoded by the coding sequence TTGCGCGCATCCGCCCCCGGCCACACCCCGGCCGCATCCAGACATCTGCTCGGCACGACCGCCCTGCTCGCGTCCGCGGCACTGCTGCTGCCGCTGGTCGGCGCGGCACCGTCCAGCGGCGCCGAGGTACCCGCGGCCACCCGGCTCCAGACCTCGTTCGCCGCCGCGGCAGCCGGATCCCACGTGCCGCAGAGCGTGCTGATGGGCGTGTCGTACATCCAGTCCCGCTGGGACACGCACCACGGCGCGCCGAGCGTGTCGGGCGGGTACGGGCCCATGCACCTGACGGATGCGCGCGCCGCGCTCGCGACGGCAGGTCCGCGGGGCGACGGCGAGGACCCCCGTGGCGACAGCGCCCGGCCGGCACTGCACCCCACGCCAGCCCTGCCCAAGGCCACCGACGTGCCGGCACGGCTGCGCACCCTGACCAGCGCCGCGCGGCTCACCGGCATCCCCGCGGCACGGCTGCGCACCGACCCCGACGCCAACGTCCGCGGCGGCGCCGCCCTGCTGGCCGCGGCGCAGCAGGAGCTGGGCAGGCCGCTGAGCGCCGACCCCGCGGACTGGTACGGGGCGGTCGCCCGGTTCTCCGGCTCCGATGACTCCGCGACCGCCGCGGTCTATGCCGACGACGTGTTCGACGTGATCCGGGACGGCGCCCGGCGCACCACCGATGACGGCCAGCAGGTGAGTCTCGCCGCCGCTCCCGGCCTCGCCCCGGACGGGAACCAGGTGCGGCAGATGGGCCTGCGCCATGCCGCGGCGGGCGACACCCAGTGCCCGGCGACGGTGTCGTGCACGTGGGTGCCGGCGCCCTACGAGGAGTTCGGCGACGACTACGGCAACCACGATCTGGCCGACCGCCCGAAGGACCAGAGCATCGACTCCATCGTCATCCACGACACCGAGGAGTACTGGGACGCCACCCTGAAGCTGGTGCAGGACCCCACCTACCTCGGCTGGCACTACACGGTCCGCTCGACCGACGGGGAGATCGCCCAGCACATCAAGGCCAACGACGTCGGCTGGCACGCCGGTAACTGGTATGTCAACTCCCACTCGATCGGCATCGAGCACGAGGGCTTCCTGACCGACCCGGACGCCTGGTTCACGGAGGAGATGTACCGCTCGTCGGCGCGGCTCGTGGGCTACCTGGCGCGGAAGTACCGCATCCCGCTGGACCGGCAGCACATCCTCGGCCACGACAACGTTCCTGCCACCACCGGCTCCGGCATCCCGGCCATGCACACCGACCCGGGCCCGTACTGGGACTGGGCGCACTACTTCGCCCTGCTCGGCAAGCCCTTCCACCGGAGTGCGGGACCGGCCTCGGGCGTGGTCACCGTGCTGCCCGGCTACACGGGCAACCAGCCCGCGTACACCGGCTGCACGACGGCGGGCCAGCCGTGCGCGGCGCACGGCTCAAGCGAGGTGCGGCTGCGTACCGCTCCGGCCGACGACGCCCCGCTGGTCAAGGACGTCGGGCTGCGACCCGGCGGGCAGGACTCGACGACCGACGTGAACGACGTCGGCGCGCGGGCCTCCACCGGGCAGCAGTACGCGGTGGCGGGCCGGCAGGGCGACTGGACGGCGATCTGGTTCCTCGGCCAGAAGGCCTGGTTCAAGAACCCGGCGAAGCACCCCGCGGCCGTACCGGCCGCCCCGTCCTCGGGACTGCTCATCACTCCGAAGGCCGGCAGGAGCGACGTGCCCGTGTACGGGCGTGCCTACCCCGAGGCCTCGGCGTACCCCTCGGACGTTCCGGTGCAGGCCGTGTCGCCCATGCCGTACACGCTGCCGGCCGGGCAGAAGTACGTGGTCGGCCAGAAGGTGCGGGGCGAGTACTTCTACGCGGTGACGTTCGATCCTGCCGCGCACCGGGTGGTCACCGGCAAGGACACGTACTACGAGATCCAGTTCGGGCACCGCGTCGAGTACGTGCGGGCCGCCGACGTGGACGTGCTGCGGGCCAGGCCCTGA
- a CDS encoding aminoglycoside phosphotransferase family protein, producing the protein MYAASSSVSSPARPLHALPGAARAREAPVAAGGGSHPASPPYPVVVDRRPHRAPGTLVAPLSGRLDLSGPQGAQLRTAVAAVHRICPEFSPVQLLRRSGRSVLLVGTTGRSTAVAKCLVDHSAVWKERFQHEIAVYRSFVRNRPPVRVPRLIAADPAGGVLVVERMPGRAAALQRHPVQAPPRADVRAALSAIIRLGQWQPPEGAFGRPLDYGTRISRYHELGLLTDRDLGDLRKLLHGIAKSAGRQGVLQFCHGDALMSNMLLSPAGPILVDWEHAGWYLPGYDLATLWAVLGDAPMARRQISQLAQLAGPAARDAFLVNLMLVLTREIRTYETAVQRSLREPAPGPGGGQPPGLPSGEEQRLLLRRLHDDCQVARGAVRAAVGTR; encoded by the coding sequence ATGTACGCAGCATCGTCCTCCGTGTCCTCCCCGGCCCGGCCGCTGCACGCGCTCCCCGGCGCCGCCCGCGCCAGGGAGGCACCCGTGGCGGCCGGCGGCGGCTCCCACCCGGCCTCCCCGCCGTACCCGGTGGTGGTCGACCGCCGGCCGCACCGGGCACCCGGCACCCTCGTCGCGCCGCTCAGCGGCCGGCTGGACCTGTCGGGGCCGCAGGGCGCGCAGCTGCGTACGGCCGTCGCGGCGGTGCACCGGATCTGTCCCGAGTTCAGCCCCGTGCAGCTGCTGCGCCGCAGCGGCCGCTCTGTGCTGCTGGTCGGCACCACCGGCCGAAGTACGGCCGTGGCCAAGTGTTTAGTGGACCACTCCGCCGTATGGAAGGAGCGGTTCCAGCATGAAATAGCTGTCTACCGCTCCTTCGTGCGCAACCGCCCGCCGGTGCGCGTTCCCCGGCTGATCGCCGCCGACCCGGCTGGCGGCGTCCTGGTGGTCGAGCGGATGCCCGGGCGGGCCGCCGCGCTCCAGCGCCACCCCGTGCAGGCGCCGCCCCGTGCCGACGTACGGGCCGCGCTCAGCGCGATCATCCGGCTGGGCCAGTGGCAGCCGCCGGAGGGCGCCTTCGGCCGGCCGCTGGACTACGGCACCCGGATCTCGCGGTACCACGAACTGGGCCTGCTGACCGACCGCGACCTGGGCGACCTGCGGAAGCTGCTGCACGGCATCGCGAAGTCCGCGGGCCGCCAGGGTGTCCTGCAGTTCTGTCACGGCGACGCCCTGATGTCGAACATGCTGCTCTCGCCGGCGGGACCGATCCTGGTCGACTGGGAGCACGCAGGCTGGTACCTGCCCGGCTACGACCTGGCGACCCTGTGGGCGGTGCTCGGCGACGCGCCCATGGCCAGGCGCCAGATCTCCCAGCTCGCCCAGCTCGCGGGCCCCGCCGCGCGGGACGCCTTCCTGGTGAACCTGATGCTGGTGCTGACCCGGGAGATCCGCACCTACGAGACCGCCGTGCAGCGCTCGCTGCGGGAGCCGGCTCCCGGACCCGGCGGCGGCCAGCCCCCGGGCCTGCCGTCCGGTGAGGAGCAGCGGCTCCTGCTGCGCCGCCTCCACGACGACTGCCAGGTCGCGCGTGGTGCGGTACGGGCGGCGGTCGGCACCCGCTGA
- a CDS encoding SsgA family sporulation/cell division regulator, protein MPGIVQKSTDARLIASRLRRSVPVTLRYEEADPLAVHLGFPSEATLDETPITWTFSRDLLERGLAAPAGRGDVHIWPGGPERTVIEFDAPQGRALVEFDETSLRRFLGRTEEAVPPGEEDVTGEVDRGLAEILGSGEGSTPSP, encoded by the coding sequence ATGCCCGGCATCGTGCAGAAGTCCACAGACGCCCGCCTGATCGCCTCGCGGCTCCGGCGCTCCGTCCCCGTGACTCTGCGGTACGAGGAAGCCGATCCGCTCGCCGTCCACCTCGGCTTCCCCTCCGAGGCGACCCTCGACGAGACACCCATCACCTGGACTTTCTCCCGTGACCTGCTGGAACGGGGGCTGGCGGCACCCGCCGGCCGGGGCGACGTGCACATCTGGCCCGGCGGACCGGAGCGCACCGTGATCGAGTTCGACGCGCCCCAGGGCAGGGCCCTGGTCGAGTTCGACGAAACCTCGCTGCGCCGCTTCCTGGGGCGCACCGAGGAGGCGGTACCCCCCGGCGAGGAGGACGTCACCGGCGAGGTGGACCGTGGACTCGCCGAAATCCTCGGGTCCGGTGAGGGGAGCACTCCGAGCCCGTAG
- a CDS encoding Gfo/Idh/MocA family protein, whose protein sequence is MSDLLGVAVLGAGHMGADHVRRIDRAVSGARVAAVADPDTARAEAATAGIEGVTLHADPLGALDAPGVDAVLIASPGPDHEEALLAAFARGLPVLCEKPMTPGSAGALRVMEAEAGAGRRLAQIGFMRRYDAEYLRLKELLDSGRLGRPLMLHCTHRNVSSPAGFTSAMMINSSVSHEVDASRWLLNQQITAVSVLRPRPSAGAPEGLFDPQLVLFETSGGAVVDVEIFVNCGFGYQVRCEAVCESGSARIGEGRTMVVETDGSAREEVPQDYLVRFVDAYDREVQAWVDATRQGLVTGPGAWDGYASAAVAEAGERALETGGRVTVELAERPPLYA, encoded by the coding sequence GTGAGTGACCTGTTGGGCGTGGCCGTGCTGGGTGCCGGTCACATGGGCGCCGACCATGTGCGGCGCATCGATCGGGCGGTCAGCGGGGCCAGGGTCGCGGCGGTCGCCGACCCTGACACGGCGCGCGCCGAGGCCGCGACGGCCGGCATCGAGGGCGTGACCCTGCACGCCGATCCGCTCGGCGCGCTCGACGCGCCGGGGGTCGACGCGGTGCTGATCGCCTCCCCGGGGCCGGACCACGAGGAGGCACTGCTCGCCGCCTTCGCACGCGGTCTGCCGGTCCTCTGCGAGAAGCCGATGACCCCCGGCTCGGCAGGGGCGCTGCGGGTGATGGAGGCGGAGGCCGGGGCCGGCCGGCGGCTGGCCCAGATCGGCTTCATGCGGCGCTACGACGCCGAGTACCTGCGCCTGAAGGAGTTGCTCGACTCGGGCCGCCTGGGGCGCCCGCTGATGCTGCACTGCACGCACCGCAACGTGTCCTCCCCCGCGGGCTTCACCAGCGCCATGATGATCAACAGCTCGGTCTCCCACGAGGTCGACGCCAGCCGCTGGCTGCTGAACCAGCAGATCACGGCGGTGTCAGTACTGCGGCCGCGGCCTTCGGCAGGGGCCCCCGAGGGCCTGTTCGACCCGCAGTTGGTGCTCTTCGAGACGTCCGGCGGGGCGGTCGTGGACGTGGAGATCTTCGTCAACTGCGGCTTCGGCTACCAGGTTCGCTGCGAGGCCGTCTGCGAGTCGGGCAGCGCCCGCATCGGCGAAGGCCGCACCATGGTGGTGGAGACGGACGGCAGCGCACGCGAGGAAGTGCCGCAGGACTACCTGGTCCGCTTCGTCGACGCCTACGACCGCGAGGTCCAGGCCTGGGTGGACGCGACCCGGCAGGGCCTGGTGACCGGGCCGGGCGCCTGGGACGGCTATGCGTCGGCCGCCGTCGCGGAGGCGGGCGAGCGGGCCCTGGAGACGGGCGGACGGGTCACCGTCGAGCTGGCGGAGCGCCCGCCGCTGTACGCCTGA